In Fundulus heteroclitus isolate FHET01 chromosome 16, MU-UCD_Fhet_4.1, whole genome shotgun sequence, a single genomic region encodes these proteins:
- the LOC105932765 gene encoding LOW QUALITY PROTEIN: membrane-spanning 4-domains subfamily A member 8 (The sequence of the model RefSeq protein was modified relative to this genomic sequence to represent the inferred CDS: deleted 2 bases in 1 codon; substituted 1 base at 1 genomic stop codon) yields the protein MSVTISRTDGVTVFIMISDPDSRWPPLCQILRSLCYGPVCCSVSQQLRNIQRASQSVHGAMHIIIGLLHIGLGTILLPSYSGYWFLYDTYFPVWLGSLFIVFGVMXILSEKHPSPCLAILNVIVNLAGVDLAICAIVLYSIHVGNLYLWYFCDQSDYYLSYMRTAGCLEGNSLALMLLKGIVGVLIVLSVVELCVTISSAGLGIKAPRRTSKEQNKTSDDPEYYKPLLEEVTTGPAA from the exons ATGTCTGTGACCATAAGCAGGACTGACGGGGTCACTGTATTCATTATGATCTCTGACCCTGACAGTCGTTGGCCTCCTCTGTGCCAGATCCTGAGGAGCCTTTGCTACGGCCCAGTGTGCTGCTCCGTGTCTCAGCAGCTGAGGAACATTCAGAGGGCATCTCAGTCTGTGCATGGGGCAATGCACATTATAATTGGGCTGCTTCATATTGGCCTCGGCACCATCCTGCTCCCGAGTTACTCTGGTTATTGGTTTCTGTACGACACTTACTTCCCTGTCTGGTTAGGATCTCTCTTCATTGTATTTGGCGTCATGTGAATTTTGTCGGAGAAGCATCCAAGTCCATGTCTGGCCATCCTCAATGTGATTGTCAACCTGGCTGGAGTTGATTTAGCCATTTGTGCCATAGTGCTCTACAGCATACATGTG GGAAATCTATATCTGTGGTATTTCTGTGACCAGAGCGACTACTACCTGTCATATATGCGCACAGCAGGATGCCTTGAGGGTAATTCTCTGGCTTTGATGCTTCTGAAAGGCATCGTTGGTGTCCTGATCGTCCTGTCAGTCGTGGAGCTCTGTGTCACCATCAGCTCTGCTGGGTTGGGGATCAAAGCTCCGAGACGCACCAGcaaggaacaaaacaaaacctcgGATGACCCGGAGTATTACAAGCCGCTGCTGGAGGAAGTCACCACCGGGCCTGCCGCCTGA